One window from the genome of Paramisgurnus dabryanus chromosome 22, PD_genome_1.1, whole genome shotgun sequence encodes:
- the gdap1 gene encoding ganglioside-induced differentiation-associated protein 1 produces MLAFETQPVIDKMAVENIGESLETLIKNDVGPQESGEVIRSTQNKESKLILYHWTQSFSSQKVRLAIAEKGLHCEEYDVSLPLSEHNEPWFMRLNPTGEVPVLVHNDNVICDPTQIMDYLEQNFCDENTTKLIPEEESIYYHRVQHYRELLDSLQMDAYTHGCILHPEITVDSHIPAYASTRIRTQIGNTESELKKLAAENPDLKDAYIAKQRRLKSKLFDHDNMKYLKKLLDELENVLDQVETELQRRIEETPEEGNQQTWLCGEFFSIADVSLAVTLHRLKFLGLSRRYWGNGIRVNLETYYERVLNRPTFRRVLGQVNNILISAVLPTAFRVAKRKAPTFVGATLLVGLLGGATYLAFHYFKKRLFVS; encoded by the exons ATGCTAGCTTTTGAAACACAGCCAGTGATTGATAAAATGGCGGTGGAAAACATCGGTGAATCGCTTGAAACCCTTATTAAAAACGATGTAGGGCCACAAGAAAGCGGCGAGGTCATAAGAAGCACACAAAACAAAGAGTCGAAACTGATATTATATCATTGGACGCAGTCATTCAGCTCACAGAAG GTGAGACTGGCAATAGCTGAGAAAGGCCTTCATTGTGAGGAATATGACGTGAGTCTGCCTCTGAGTGAACACAATGAGCCCTGGTTCATGCGTCTGAACCCGACTGGAGAAGTTCCTGTGCTGGTTCACAATGATAATGTCATATGCGATCCCACACAAATCATGGACTATTTGGAACAGAACTTCTGTGATG AGAACACCACAAAACTGATCCCAGAGGAGGAGAGCATTTATTACCATAGAGTACAGCATTACAGGGAACTGCTGGACTCCCTTCAAATGGACGCCTACACCCATGGGTGCATCCTTCATCCAGAGATCACCGTGGACTCCCACATCCCGGCTTATGCCTCCACCCGCATACGCA CACAGATTGGAAACACAGAATCTGAGCTAAAGAAACTAGCAGCAGAGAATCCTGACCTTAAAGATGCTTACATAGCAAAACAGAGACGCTTAAAG AGTAAATTGTTTGACCATGATAATATGAAATATCTGAAGAAACTCTTGGATGAACTAGAGAATGTTCTGGATCAGGTAGAGACAGAGCTGCAAAGGAGGATTGAGGAGACACCAG AAGAGGGAAATCAACAGACTTGGCTCTGTGGAGAGTTCTTTAGTATTGCTGACGTCTCTCTCGCTGTCACTCTTCACCGACTCAAGTTCCTGGGTTTGTCCCGCCGATACTGGGGCAATGGGATCCGGGTCAACCTGGAGACGTATTACGAGCGTGTCCTGAACCGGCCCACCTTCCGCAGGGTGCTCGGACAAGTCAATAACATCCTCATATCCGCCGTGCTTCCCACTGCATTCAGGGTGGCGAAGAGAAAAGCTCCAACATTTGTTGGTGCCACTTTGTTAGTTGGATTGCTAGGGGGCGCCACTTACTTAGCTTTCCATTACTTCAAAAAGAGACTTTTTGTATCATGA